A window from Malania oleifera isolate guangnan ecotype guangnan chromosome 7, ASM2987363v1, whole genome shotgun sequence encodes these proteins:
- the LOC131159819 gene encoding uncharacterized protein LOC131159819 isoform X2, with amino-acid sequence MENQREYSFGEEEGVFPVWDYSVGGEDVFWTAAAPLMTTEWETEVMASALCRPGVCGGGDEDSLLSEFTTMADPLWEMEVMASAQSWPVACIGGDEDGLLSELMTVYGTMGSSSSSSPCSAGQKGGRRSEDEKGKKTAITTGRGEGGGWGKLARSEGEELMACISSTVPRGKFAAAHEYRAPPAAGSSSLRRGATRNRF; translated from the coding sequence ATGGAGAATCAGCGAGAGTATAGTTTCGGCGAGGAGGAAGGGGTGTTCCCGGTGTGGGACTACAGCGTCGGCGGTGAAGACGTGTTTTGGACTGCGGCGGCGCCGTTGATGACCACAGAGTGGGAGACGGAGGTGATGGCATCCGCCCTGTGTCGGCCGGGAGTGTGCGGCGGCGGCGACGAGGATAGCTTACTGAGTGAATTCACGACGATGGCGGATCCGTTGTGGGAGATGGAGGTGATGGCGTCCGCCCAGAGTTGGCCGGTAGCGTGCATCGGCGGCGATGAGGATGGTTTACTGAGTGAATTGATGACGGTTTATGGTACCATGGGATCGTCGTCCTCCTCCTCACCGTGTTCCGCCGGCCAGAAGGGGGGCCGCCGTTCAGAAGATGAAAAAGGCAAGAAGACTGCGATTACTACTGGCCGCGGTGAAGGGGGCGGCTGGGGTAAGTTAGCCCGTAGTGAAGGAGAAGAATTGATGGCATGTATAAGCAGTACTGTTCCCCGTGGGAAATTTGCAGCAGCTCATGAGTACCGTGCACCGCCTGCTGCTGGATCCTCATCTCTGAGGAGAG